The genomic segment CCCTAGCCCTACGTACCGCCTCACTTACAGCGGAAACAGCATCGGTTTGTCCTACAATCCGTTTATGGATCTCCTTTTCCATTTCCAAAAGTCGCTTTTTCTCTTCTTTTTTCATTTCTGTAACGGGGACACCCGTCATTTTTGATATAACGTCGGCGATATCATCAATTGTAACTTCGGGGATACCGGTTCCCTTCTTTTTTTGCCAGGCTTCGTCAAGTGGTGCAATTTGAGATTTTAGTGATTCAATCTCCTGTTTTAATTTTGCGGCCTTTTCAAAGTCCTCTGCCCGGGTTAAGGCTTCTCGTTCTTTTTCGAGCTGTTTTACTTTTTCGGACAATTCCATAAGCTCCTGTGGAGGTAATGTTTTCTCTAGTCGGACTTTACTGCAAGCTTCATCGAGAGTATCAATTGCTTTGTCAGGTAAAAAGCGATCTTTTATGTAACGGGTGGCCAGTTGGGCAGCGGAGACAATTGCTTTGTCCGTTATTTTTACTTTGTGGTGAGCTTCGTATTTATCACGTAATCCTCGTAGAATTTCGATTGTTTGGTCAGTTGTGGGTTCATCAACTAAGACCGGTTGAAATCTGCGTTCCAGGGCAGCGTCTTTCTCTATGTATTTTTTATATTCATTAAGAGTTGTAGCTCCAATTACCTGGAGTTCACCTCGTGCAAGTGAGGGTTTCAACATGTTTGAAAGATCCATTTGGCCTTCCTGTGCACCACTTCCAACAACTGTATGAAGTTCGTCGATAAATAAAATAATATCTCGACCGGCTTTCTCGAGTTCTTCGATCACTTTTTTGGCTCGCTCCTCAAATTCACCACGGTATTTTGAACCTGCAATAAGACTTGATATATCAAGTTCTTTAACCCGCTTTCCTAAAAGTACTTCAGGTGCACTGCCGTTTACTATTCGATGAGCTAAACCTTCAACTATTGCTGTTTTTCCTACACCCGGTTCACCAATAAGTACGGGATTGTTTTTACGTCTACGTGACAAGATTTGGATAATTCGGGTGATTTCGTCGGCTCTACCAATGACAGGATCAATTTTTCCCTGCTCAGCTAAGTTTGTTAGATCTCTACTGAATTTGTCGAGCGTTGGAGTTAATGATTTTTCTTTCACGGCTTTACCGCTCTCGTCGCCTTCACCTACCAGGCTTACAACGGCTTGTCGTGCATTTGTATAACTAATACCGTATTTTTTAAATACTTGGGCGGCTAAGCCTTCTCCTTCCTTTATAAGTCCCAAAAGAATGTGTTCCGAGCCGACGTAGCTATGATTAAGCTCCATTGCGTCTTGAAATGCAAGTTGAAGTACCTGTTTACCTCGTGGAGTCAAATCGGTAATTTCGGTTTCAATATCGCCATCGGTTATTTGTGATTCGACATAGCTCTTAAGTTCGGAAATATTAATTTCGAGTTTGTTTAAGATTTTTTGTACGACTTCATCTTCGAGAACGCCTAGAAGTAGGTGTTGGGTATCGATTGCTTTGTTTTTATGTTTTATTGCACCTGCAACTGCGGCTTGAATTGCTTTTTTAGCACGGTCGGATAAATAATTGTTAATGTCGACGCTCTCCTGCTGTGGTTGGTAACCGCCGCCTCCGAAACTTCTTTCGAATGGACCATCGAAGGAAGTTTCGCCGGTTTCTTCGGTTTCGGCAAGACATTTATCACAGATATATTTAGTAACGTTACGTCCGTTTATAATTTGAGTTATTTTGGTATTGGCTTCACGGGCCTGACATCTGTCGCAAATCATGTTAACCGTAGGCAGTAAATTAGTTTAATATCATTATACCGCAAGGAGTTAAGGTCGTAAACTGTCTGCTTTTGGACAATATTCCCTAAATTGGGTAATATGAACAATATCTAATTTTTATTTATTCAGAATGAAAAAAGGTTTAATTATTGCAATAATCGCAGCAATTGGGCTATTTGTTCTACTTGGTTGTGGGCTTTGTGGCGGCGGTATTTACTGGTTTATGAATTCTATGAAAAAGGAAGCAGCCGAGGTTCGAAGTGGAGTTTTGTATGATGTGTGCGTAATTTTGCATGAAGAAGATTTTGAGAAAGAAGAGAGTGATTATTTTACAGATGACTTTATAGAAAAGGCAGATTCGCATCCTGAAGAAGTTGTTGATGACTTATATGATTTGTTCCCGGAGGATTTCGATTGTGAAGATTTAACAGAAACGGGAATTAGCGATGTTTTCAGAGGTTCTGTCAGGGTTTCAATAGAAAACGATAAGAAAACGGTTATTCTCAAACTAAATGGCAAGGAAGTTACTGTTGTATCTGAAGACGGCGACGACTTTAAAATTGACGATATTGATTAGGCTTTTACCCGGCCTTCTGTTTTATCTCGCACATTTCTTTCTAACTGCTTTCGGGCTATATCAACCTCTTCGTTTGTAATTTGGGAATCGGCTTTGTTAAAGTAAATTCGAATTGTAACCTGCTTTGTTTCGTCCGATTTGTTTTCTTGATAAATATCTACCGGCTCTATCTTTTCCATAAACTCTGCCCCCCTTGAAGTTAAAACTGCATTTATAATGCCTTCGTAGGTGACATCTTTATCCACAATAAAACAAATATCTTGAATTACAGAAGGAAAATTGCTTGGCTCTCTGTAGTTGCTTATTCCTGTTAATGCCTTTGGAATACTATCTAAAAGAACCTCTACGCCGCTTGTATAGGCGGGAACCCGCATGTTCTCTATAACTGTTGGGTGAAATGCACCGACGATTCCGATTGGAATACGTTTTTTGTTTGCATGCTCGTCAATTAACTCGACAATTGCTGACTGGCCCTTATGAAACATTGGAGTTATAAGTCTAAGCCAAGCCGGCATTGGGTTTATATATTTTGTTAAAAGTGTGTATCGGATAGTTCCTTTCTTAATTCCAAGCGTTTTAAATACCAGTTCCAGGTATAACTTTGAGTGGTAATAGGCTGAAGTTTTAGATGTTGAAACAGGATTTGTATAGACAAAGCTTAACTTATGATATTCAGTTGGAAGTTTATCAGGACCAAGATCAGCTTTAATATGAGTAACGCCATGTTCATAAAGCATGAATGGTTCTGATGTTTGTGCGGTATTTTCAGCCACCTTTTCCAAAAGATTTGGAAGAATAGTGCATCGCATGTAAGAAAGTTCCGGTGATAATGGATTTTGGATGTGGTAGCAGTCTTTTGTTGATAAAGTACATTTGGTATACAGTTCGTCACCGATAAATGAAAAAGTCATGATTTCATTTCCGCCGGATGCCGTTAGTGTATGTCGTAGATTTTGCTCCCTTGTAATAGCGTGGACTTGGTGAGTGGGTTTCCCTGTGTGTGTTGGAACTGTTGGGACAATTTTATTGTATCCATATAATCTTGCAACTTCTTCAAGAATATCCTCCGCATTGCAGAGATCGTAGCGGAACGTTGGAATTGTAAGGGAAATTGTGTTTGCTTTAAGTATCGGGTTTAGTTCAAGTCTGGAAAGATAAGTCACAATCTGATTTGTAGGTAGCTCTTTTTCGGAGACCCCGATGCGTGTTCTTAGGTAATCTGTTGTTACTTCGATGTGTTGTTTTTTT from the Candidatus Dojkabacteria bacterium genome contains:
- the pheT gene encoding phenylalanine--tRNA ligase subunit beta, with the translated sequence MKLSLNTLQQFVDVKSIPFEQFVSTFSSAIAEIEDIQKLSEKYKGIFVGEVREIKPHPKSEKLFVCKINLGNTNVQVCAGANNIKVGDKIAYISPGFLTPVNPYPDRKHETIAKRPLGGVESNGMLLSEKELGFGDDHSRILVLPVDLTPGDKLTKALALDDTIITVENKALTHRPDCFGIYGIAREISAAFNLDLNTPDWLSPKVSNIDEDENPFNVAIKNPKDHMFTKRYSAISLGNVNVQESPLWLKIFLQKHDIQSVNNVVDITNYVMLLTSQPLHAFDYDKVNGTVTARVAQRSEKLLTLDNKVYELDSETVVIADDGGALGIGGVIGGKESGISDSTTKVIIESANFDLYNIRKTSMKLGLFTDAVTRFGKGQDPEQTITALLMVSKLLVELASAKITSNIKDAYPYPRKKQHIEVTTDYLRTRIGVSEKELPTNQIVTYLSRLELNPILKANTISLTIPTFRYDLCNAEDILEEVARLYGYNKIVPTVPTHTGKPTHQVHAITREQNLRHTLTASGGNEIMTFSFIGDELYTKCTLSTKDCYHIQNPLSPELSYMRCTILPNLLEKVAENTAQTSEPFMLYEHGVTHIKADLGPDKLPTEYHKLSFVYTNPVSTSKTSAYYHSKLYLELVFKTLGIKKGTIRYTLLTKYINPMPAWLRLITPMFHKGQSAIVELIDEHANKKRIPIGIVGAFHPTVIENMRVPAYTSGVEVLLDSIPKALTGISNYREPSNFPSVIQDICFIVDKDVTYEGIINAVLTSRGAEFMEKIEPVDIYQENKSDETKQVTIRIYFNKADSQITNEEVDIARKQLERNVRDKTEGRVKA
- a CDS encoding AAA family ATPase, yielding MICDRCQAREANTKITQIINGRNVTKYICDKCLAETEETGETSFDGPFERSFGGGGYQPQQESVDINNYLSDRAKKAIQAAVAGAIKHKNKAIDTQHLLLGVLEDEVVQKILNKLEINISELKSYVESQITDGDIETEITDLTPRGKQVLQLAFQDAMELNHSYVGSEHILLGLIKEGEGLAAQVFKKYGISYTNARQAVVSLVGEGDESGKAVKEKSLTPTLDKFSRDLTNLAEQGKIDPVIGRADEITRIIQILSRRRKNNPVLIGEPGVGKTAIVEGLAHRIVNGSAPEVLLGKRVKELDISSLIAGSKYRGEFEERAKKVIEELEKAGRDIILFIDELHTVVGSGAQEGQMDLSNMLKPSLARGELQVIGATTLNEYKKYIEKDAALERRFQPVLVDEPTTDQTIEILRGLRDKYEAHHKVKITDKAIVSAAQLATRYIKDRFLPDKAIDTLDEACSKVRLEKTLPPQELMELSEKVKQLEKEREALTRAEDFEKAAKLKQEIESLKSQIAPLDEAWQKKKGTGIPEVTIDDIADVISKMTGVPVTEMKKEEKKRLLEMEKEIHKRIVGQTDAVSAVSEAVRRARVGLKSENKPIAAFIFLGPTGVGKTELAKALSEYIFGDESAIIRIDMSEYMEKHSVSKLIGSPPGYVGYEEGGQLTERIRRQPYSLVLLDEIEKAHPEVFNILLQLLDDGRLTDAKGRTVDFQNSIIIATSNIASNLIQEHIKNKGNKEWEKLYDKVLSELKLQFRPEFLNRFDDIILFHSLTKAQIREIALILLEKLKQLVLAQGLTIEFDNSVVEMLVNAGYDEEFGARPMKRTIQKNVENELSKALIEGKFKKGDKIKATVKNNKVMFTN